cgggatcaaaatggccccctgaatgggccacgtgcacgttgtttacttccttttttgaaagaggaagtaatggagGATAAACGTgagggcggagaagtgacggtaaggaaatgcaaatttccccccgtgtgatgacactcccAATCTGTCATTTCTTTGGAACTTCTGCTCGACTATCTGAATGAGATACTTGGTTCAACGGCAAAATCTGCAACTCTTCATGGGAGTTCTACCATTGGTTTTATATTTACAGTATATGTATAGTCTTGCACCAAAACTACATATTAAAATGTTTTCATGCTTCCATTCTAACGCAGAAATGAATGTAATGGTCTTCTGCAAGATGACCATTACATTAAGGCTGCAAGATTCTCTTTGCTTTTTAATGATTTGGAAGCCACAATAAAATGGTAAGATCCCAAATATGAAAAAACAATAGTTCGAAACTTCTCTGACAGCTGAACAGAAAATGGAGTAAAGTTTAACAAACACAAATTAAATGGAAAAACTGGAAACATTAGCCCAGAGTGGTGAAAAATATTCCCATTTGTTCCACTGAACTTAACAGTACTATTCGAAATCAATATGGTGAGTTATTTCATTTTAGCAAAACTGCTTACCTTCTGTGCAaccctatgtacgtctactcagaagtaagccccactgagttcaattgcaCTTATTTCCAGGAaattgtgtataagattgcaaccttaatgatctacaatcctagggtgaccatatgaaaaggaggacaaggctcctatttatttatttattattaatttattcattacttttttataccgcccaatagccgaagctctctgggcggttcacaaaaagctctctgggcggttcacaaatctttaacagttatctttaacagttgaatagaaaagagaatttcaacaggtatcatttttatttgtgttgcacctggtgaagtccctcttcagcacaacggttaaagctgcaggagtcccaccatcttttgtaactggtcaagagggtagaactcctgcacctttaactgttgtgatgaagagggaatttcaccaggtgctgcatgcatacaaatgatacctgctggaaatccctgttctatacaactcgactcctccttttaatatggtcatccCAAGCAAGCACCTATTTCCCCCACTGGCTTAAACCTCCATATTTATGACACCTGTAATGAAAATAGGATCAAACACATTGTGCTCTTGTACCTGCATCTTCAGAGAGTGGTGTGAGAAGTGGGGGTCCTACTTCTTGTGACTCCTCTGCCTCATCaggtttctcctcttcctcatcctcttcttcctcctcctccgattTTTGAGAGGGATTAATCCAGGTACAGCGTCCCTGCATCCAAGGGATCAAAGTTTACAAATCAAGATTTCGTGAGAAATCAGTTGGCAATATTCCTTTGCTAACGTGAAACCATATTTGAGGGAATAAGAGAGAAGGGGTTTATCTACACTGCAGACTTCATGGCTACACCTGGCTAAACTTTTGGACATTGctgtttctttccccaccctctgctttTGCACCCCCCAGCCTGCTGAAGTGTTCTGGACAGCTTccctggctactggtctgtttccaagcacaattccaAGTGCTGGATAGGATCTTTAAAGCTTGATATGGCTTCGAAAGGCTTCCtcgggttttaagatctttggggTGGGCCATTCTATCGGTACCACTGCCTTCAGGCGTTTGGTGGCCATGCGAGAGAGTATCAAAGAGAAATCGACACAAACTTCCATAAGCATACCTGCATCAGAATATTCTGCACATGGTGCACCCAGTTGGAAAGAGACTCCACCATCTCTAGCACGGAAATCGGTTCAAAATCAGGATTTTCTTCATATGActctcttccagctcctccctcctcctcctcatctccttcttcttccccaaatTGATAAAACCCCAGAGGACTGATCTGGGTTGCTCCTGAAATGCGGGCGATCTGTGCCCGCAGGTAATTGGCCTCCGTGCCTGGAAAAGGCGGGTAGCTCACGATGGCCGCATCCAGTCTTCCGATGAAGAACTTCTTGATTTTCCTGGCATTCACTATCTGCGCAGGGGTCACTGGGGGTAATTTCACCCAGGGTTTGCCTGGTTCATTGCAAACAAAATAGGTGAATTTATTGGTGCCGCTCCGGTTTCCTTCTTTCGGTATTACCGGTGGCGGCTTGTAGTTGGGCTTTGGCGGCTCGTCTTTttcttcatcctcatcttcttcaTCCTCCCGCATTTCGCTCCCTTCTTTTAATCCCTCCTCGAGCATttcttcctcctctgcctcttcttcctcctctccttcacGGAACTCGACTTCGGCTACAATATAGTTGGCCTCAATGCCGAGGATTTTGCCCCAGAAGCGACAGGTCTGGATTGGATGTGTGGTGACCAGCTGTTTGAGGGCAAGGAATATGTGGTAGTATTCTTCCAAGCTCAGACCAATTCCAGCCTGTTCAAAATAAAAGGCTGTCTCCATTACGTTGGGTAGAGGAGTGTCTGGCTGGGAAAAAAATGACTGAATTAGACAAGTGTATTTATAAAAGAGTGTTTcatgataaataataatttaatcttAATCACAGTTTAGTTTGATGCATCAAGCTTAATGgaatttattcccaagtaagtatgcataggattagtgggggtggggaatctcctaaggtttttggactataactctcatcacCCGTGACCATTGTCAATGCTGGctgggctaatgggagctgtagtctgacaatatctggagggccacaagttccccacccatgTCTTACAGTTAGTGATCtgaaagggggcggggagagtaGGATTGGGCATCTGCATGCTATGGTAATGTTTTCCAGTTTACAGGTGTTGCATTGACTCACCATTTCCTCTTCTAGTTCTTGGTCTGTTCCCTCTCCGCCACCCTTCTGGAACAGTGTCTTGTACATTTCAGCCAGCTCAAATGTTGGATGTTTTTCATATTCATCCCGGAGAGTGTCCAGTTTCTTCTGGAACCGAGCACACTTCACATCCTTACTGATGTTCTCAATTATATCAGCTGGATTTTTAGGTCGCTCATCCAGAATCTTAGACAACATTTCAGCAAGATGATCATACCTATGAAATTAGGGGGAAagaaccccctccccaaaggagACAGGTTATTGGCTTGCAGCAATATATTTTCAATGGAACTGGCTGCTCACAATAATATTTTTGTGCTATTGAGTGGATTCTCAGCAGTTGTGGGGGGATCTAGGTTTTATCCTGCTGTTGTAGGGAAATCACAGTCCCAGTCCTGAAAACTCAGTATTATTTGATTGCTTGGAAAAGGCATTTTCCCACCCCCGCTACTGTTTCTCTTCATCTAGTTGGTGCTTTGTAGAATGTGGTTGGTGCTGGTCTTGCAGGTATGTATTGGATGGTGTCCATGCCATCACCATTGGCAAATTGCACACGTTTTGTACCCTGATCCCATGTGCCAACTAGTTTTAAAGTTTTTCAGTTATTGCTAAGTTTCTTTAAAAGCTCTTGTGCTTCCTTGCTGTAAGACCATTGTGTGGAGTGCTATTGTCTCCATTAAAAATGAAGTTGTGCGTATGAACTAAGTCAACCTCTCCTGACATTTTGGGAACCTTTGTATTTTATTGGTTTCTTGTTCTTTGCCACCTGTCCCCGAAACAGTTCTAGATCCTTTAAAAGTGAATGACACAAATCTATGCATGCCTACTTGAAAATAAGTCCTGCTGTGTttaaaggggcttactcccaagcaagcgTGCATAGGATCGCAGTCTATAAGCTCCACTTGTTCAGCAGCAAGTCCATATGACCTGTGATAAGATGGTTCCCGATCCACAATCCACTACATACAAGAAACTATATATCACTTTCTGCCACTCACAAGGGCATCCTGTAAAGGCTAAAACTTAATTGGGGCATATTTTTAATGAGGGTGCTAGCAGGTTGACAGCTCCTAGTGCTAGCCATCAAAACACATAGTATCGctcttccatccttccttcctttaacGGATTTtctgtaagaaaaaagatggaagaagcagttcaGGTTCTCTGAATGCCATCTGCTGAGGCTGCCTAATGTGAGACT
This genomic stretch from Elgaria multicarinata webbii isolate HBS135686 ecotype San Diego chromosome 10, rElgMul1.1.pri, whole genome shotgun sequence harbors:
- the LOC134404564 gene encoding radial spoke head protein 6 homolog A-like, translated to MAEPPGEQPTPESGENPEQPSQGPPRQPSQITPGGQDPGAGQHEPQGGGLPPEQPSHLPYPGQPPDQPSRDKFYQPEQPKLNVYDQLEGRGASYQPQQARGGLFQARDGPQDPKAVGVSWQPPTGRGSFHQHQAGGGFQPPDPMPPVVSKSSLHTRSSHVLQPETGGHGPYQTHEPGYGLYQMGVNLYEDQIPDPGPRALAMKNAKAYLLKTSIKTGVSLYDHLAEMLSKILDERPKNPADIIENISKDVKCARFQKKLDTLRDEYEKHPTFELAEMYKTLFQKGGGEGTDQELEEEMPDTPLPNVMETAFYFEQAGIGLSLEEYYHIFLALKQLVTTHPIQTCRFWGKILGIEANYIVAEVEFREGEEEEEAEEEEMLEEGLKEGSEMREDEEDEDEEKDEPPKPNYKPPPVIPKEGNRSGTNKFTYFVCNEPGKPWVKLPPVTPAQIVNARKIKKFFIGRLDAAIVSYPPFPGTEANYLRAQIARISGATQISPLGFYQFGEEEGDEEEEGGAGRESYEENPDFEPISVLEMVESLSNWVHHVQNILMQGRCTWINPSQKSEEEEEEDEEEEKPDEAEESQEVGPPLLTPLSEDADIQNIPPWSAEISTNLIPQYALAVLLANLWPGAYSFAVGRRFDNIYIGWGHKYSSENFSPSLPPPVQTEYVSGPEITEAIDPTVEEELALKAAQEEALAAEEMEEMEEEEDEDEDD